The Opitutales bacterium ASA1 genome window below encodes:
- a CDS encoding peroxiredoxin — protein sequence MPLATGTSAPDFTLKTKNAEGLADVTLSANFGKKNTVLLFFPLAYTGVCTAEMCDVTGGLGDYAALDADVLAVSVDSPFAQEAWAKQNNIKVTLLSDLNKTVTKAYDVLFPNLAGVGDTSARAAFVIGKDGVIKYAEQTPTPKDLPNFAAIKAALA from the coding sequence ATGCCTCTCGCCACTGGAACCTCCGCTCCCGACTTCACGCTCAAGACCAAGAACGCCGAAGGGCTCGCCGACGTCACGCTCAGTGCCAATTTCGGCAAGAAAAACACGGTGCTGCTGTTTTTCCCGCTCGCCTACACGGGCGTATGCACCGCGGAAATGTGCGACGTGACCGGCGGTCTCGGCGACTACGCGGCGCTCGATGCCGATGTGCTCGCCGTCTCGGTCGACAGCCCGTTTGCCCAAGAGGCGTGGGCAAAGCAGAACAACATCAAGGTCACGCTCCTGAGCGACCTCAACAAAACCGTGACCAAGGCCTACGACGTGCTGTTCCCGAACCTCGCCGGCGTCGGTGACACCTCCGCCCGCGCGGCTTTCGTCATCGGCAAAGACGGCGTGATCAAGTACGCCGAGCAGACGCCGACGCCGAAGGATCTGCCCAACTTCGCCGCGATCAAGGCAGCCTTGGCCTGA
- the trpB gene encoding tryptophan synthase subunit beta, whose translation MLRTDVPPATIDPLALPDCGGHFGPYGGVFVPETLMTALEDLTAAYLEARADPAFQSDLARHLAEFAGRPTGLYFARGLTEHCGGAKIYLKREDTLHTGAHKINNALGQALLAVRMGKKRVIAETGAGQHGVATAAVCAKFGLKCVVYMGAVDMERQSLNVFRMRLMGAEVRGVEAGQKTLKEAINEAMRDWVTNVRETHYILGSALGSHPYPMMVRDFHRCIGLETRAQILEREGRLPDEMVACAGGGSNAIGFFHAFLPDRSVRLVGVEAGGRGIRLGDHAARFEGGRLGILQGCKTFILQNADGQIELTHSVSAGLDYAAIGPEHAYYRDLGRIEFAYACDDEVLETFQLCSRLEGIIPALESTHGLVYALKRAREMRPDQILVVNLSGRGDKDVQQVEAMLRRA comes from the coding sequence ATGCTCCGAACCGACGTTCCCCCCGCCACGATCGATCCCCTCGCGCTGCCCGACTGCGGTGGCCATTTCGGGCCTTACGGAGGCGTCTTCGTCCCCGAGACGCTCATGACCGCGCTCGAGGATCTCACCGCCGCCTACCTCGAGGCGCGCGCGGATCCGGCGTTTCAAAGCGACCTGGCGCGCCATCTCGCGGAGTTCGCGGGTCGTCCGACGGGGCTGTACTTCGCGCGAGGTCTCACCGAGCATTGCGGAGGCGCCAAGATCTACCTCAAGCGCGAGGACACGCTCCACACCGGCGCGCACAAGATCAACAACGCGCTCGGCCAAGCGTTGCTCGCCGTGCGCATGGGCAAGAAACGTGTGATTGCCGAGACCGGTGCCGGTCAACACGGCGTCGCCACCGCTGCCGTCTGCGCGAAGTTCGGGCTGAAGTGCGTCGTCTACATGGGTGCCGTCGACATGGAACGGCAGTCGCTGAACGTTTTCCGCATGCGCCTCATGGGAGCCGAGGTGCGTGGCGTCGAAGCCGGGCAGAAGACGCTCAAGGAAGCGATCAACGAGGCCATGCGCGACTGGGTCACGAACGTGCGCGAAACCCACTACATCCTCGGCTCGGCCCTCGGTTCGCACCCGTATCCGATGATGGTGCGCGACTTTCACCGATGCATCGGCTTGGAGACGCGCGCGCAGATTCTCGAACGTGAAGGCCGCCTGCCCGACGAGATGGTCGCATGCGCCGGCGGCGGCAGCAACGCCATCGGCTTCTTCCACGCGTTCCTGCCCGACCGAAGCGTGCGCCTCGTCGGGGTCGAGGCCGGTGGTCGTGGCATTCGTCTCGGCGATCACGCCGCCCGGTTCGAAGGCGGCCGGCTCGGCATTCTCCAAGGGTGCAAGACCTTCATTCTGCAGAACGCCGACGGACAGATCGAGCTGACCCATTCGGTCTCGGCCGGGCTCGACTATGCGGCGATCGGACCCGAGCACGCCTACTACCGTGACCTCGGTCGGATCGAATTCGCTTACGCGTGCGACGACGAAGTCTTGGAGACGTTCCAGCTCTGTTCGAGGCTCGAGGGCATCATCCCGGCGCTCGAGTCCACTCACGGCCTCGTCTACGCGTTGAAGCGCGCCCGCGAGATGCGCCCGGACCAGATCCTCGTCGTCAACCTCAGCGGCCGTGGCGACAAGGACGTGCAGCAGGTCGAGGCCATGTTGCGTCGCGCGTGA
- the tyrS gene encoding tyrosine--tRNA ligase — MVRTASPADPLDLSHDAAQRIPLRSMSSLLEDLQWRGLLADCTDLTGLSDRLNAGPITVYCGFDPTADSLHVGHLMGQLTLKRFQLAGHHVIALAGGATGMIGDPSGRSSERNLLTREALSHNIGCIKAQLAKLLDFEVEANPARLVDNAEWTAPIGFLDFLRDIGKHFSLNVMLAKESVRSRMEGDSGISFTEFSYQLLQAFDFLHLRQTAGCELQIGGSDQWGNIVAGTDLIRKKLGAPAWGWTFPLITKSDGTKFGKTAGGAVWLDPEKTSPYRFYQFFVNTEDVMVAPYLRKFTLLSREAIEALEAEHAANPGARTAHTALAREVTTLVHGAGACEDAVRASRLLFGGDPTGVSASALRDVAAEIPGAAIERTSLAGAGVNIVDLLATTGLCPSKGQARKDVEGGGIYVNNVRVAELARQVTESDLLHGKHVLLRKGKRNYLLVIVQ; from the coding sequence ATGGTCCGAACCGCCTCCCCGGCCGATCCTCTGGACTTGTCGCACGACGCCGCGCAACGCATACCCCTCCGCTCCATGTCCTCTCTGCTCGAAGACCTCCAATGGCGCGGACTCCTCGCCGATTGCACCGATCTCACCGGTCTCTCCGACCGGCTGAACGCGGGGCCGATCACGGTCTATTGCGGCTTCGATCCCACTGCCGACTCGCTGCACGTGGGGCACCTCATGGGGCAGCTCACGCTGAAACGCTTCCAGCTCGCCGGCCACCACGTCATTGCCCTCGCAGGCGGCGCCACCGGCATGATCGGCGACCCCTCCGGCCGCTCGTCCGAACGTAACCTCCTCACCCGCGAAGCGCTCTCGCACAATATCGGCTGCATCAAGGCCCAGCTCGCCAAACTGCTCGACTTCGAGGTCGAGGCCAACCCCGCCCGACTCGTCGACAACGCCGAATGGACCGCACCCATCGGTTTCTTGGACTTTCTCCGCGACATCGGAAAACACTTCTCCCTCAACGTCATGCTCGCGAAGGAATCCGTGCGGTCGCGCATGGAGGGCGACTCCGGAATCAGCTTCACCGAGTTCAGCTACCAATTGCTGCAGGCGTTCGACTTCCTGCACTTGCGCCAGACCGCCGGCTGCGAGTTGCAGATCGGCGGTTCCGATCAGTGGGGAAACATCGTCGCCGGCACCGACCTCATCCGCAAGAAACTCGGCGCGCCTGCGTGGGGCTGGACGTTTCCGCTCATCACCAAGAGCGACGGCACGAAGTTCGGCAAGACCGCCGGCGGTGCCGTCTGGCTCGATCCCGAGAAGACGAGCCCGTACCGATTCTACCAGTTCTTCGTCAACACCGAGGACGTGATGGTCGCGCCCTACCTGCGCAAGTTCACCCTCCTCTCCCGCGAGGCGATCGAGGCTCTGGAAGCCGAGCACGCGGCAAATCCCGGCGCACGCACGGCGCACACCGCCCTCGCGCGCGAGGTCACCACGCTGGTGCACGGCGCCGGAGCCTGCGAGGACGCCGTCCGCGCCAGCCGCCTGCTCTTCGGCGGAGATCCGACCGGCGTATCCGCCTCCGCACTACGCGACGTCGCCGCCGAGATCCCCGGAGCCGCGATCGAGCGTACCTCGCTCGCCGGCGCGGGCGTGAACATCGTCGATCTGCTCGCCACGACCGGGCTGTGCCCCTCGAAGGGTCAAGCGCGCAAGGACGTCGAAGGCGGCGGCATCTACGTGAACAACGTCCGCGTGGCCGAGCTCGCGCGACAAGTCACCGAGAGCGATCTGCTCCACGGCAAACACGTGCTCCTGCGGAAGGGAAAGCGGAACTACCTCCTGGTTATCGTGCAGTGA
- a CDS encoding ATP-binding protein, producing the protein MASWIHELESLYASEAACQFILHGNVQDVFPHFAEAKSTGLVPPMAAVSVATAPRSPLADYHDLDEFLVRRLLGGFTVVVELDLAHGIDVRRGRDVLEGWEGLAALRDLRSSPMDYLATLRRLFLFLNNRSVAERKPMHVAVVLRDAHMLVPGDGGALRFDLGAGASLVREWSRPSAHEWFSLTSFLLTENLSDLHPMVRANPLAAALTVGLPSEEELVADLARLSVVFPASLGEFEAKPDVLARKLRGLTRNSLVSLLRRRSHAKQPLDQAAVGALRKELVERDSAALVEFVESKVTLDDYHGQPQLVEAVRTDLRLMREGVTRAVPMGYLIAGPVGTGKTFLVNCIAGEAQLPVIVLKNFRDRWVGSSESNLERIFRLIGAVGECLVFVDEADQTLGRRSGGDSSSDVNGRLYSMLAQFMADQDNRGRVLWMLATSRPDLVEVDLKRPGRVDRRLPVLPAIERADRWGLLRGVFKRFGLELPAECPPDLEPPELLTAGAATALASAVFRQHHIDRGPAVDLLRRQLEHYAPPVPLSRIRDQIRLAIEDTSDLALLPEGLRRELGGA; encoded by the coding sequence ATGGCCTCTTGGATCCACGAGCTCGAGTCTCTCTACGCCTCCGAGGCGGCATGTCAGTTCATCCTCCACGGCAACGTGCAGGACGTGTTCCCGCATTTCGCCGAGGCGAAGTCGACGGGTCTCGTCCCGCCCATGGCGGCGGTCTCCGTCGCGACCGCACCTCGTAGTCCGCTCGCGGATTACCACGACCTCGACGAGTTTCTCGTCCGGCGCCTTCTCGGAGGGTTCACCGTCGTCGTCGAGTTGGACCTCGCACACGGCATCGACGTGCGACGCGGACGCGACGTGCTCGAAGGGTGGGAGGGACTCGCCGCGCTGCGCGATTTGCGGTCGTCGCCCATGGACTATCTCGCGACGCTCCGGCGACTCTTCTTGTTTCTCAACAATCGCTCCGTGGCCGAGCGCAAACCCATGCACGTCGCGGTCGTCCTGCGCGACGCGCACATGCTCGTCCCGGGCGATGGCGGCGCGCTGCGGTTCGACCTCGGTGCGGGTGCATCGCTCGTGCGCGAGTGGTCGCGGCCTTCCGCGCACGAGTGGTTCAGCCTCACGAGTTTTCTCCTCACGGAGAATCTGAGCGACTTGCACCCGATGGTGCGGGCCAACCCGCTCGCCGCGGCGCTGACCGTGGGTCTTCCGAGCGAGGAGGAACTCGTCGCCGACCTCGCGCGGCTGTCGGTCGTTTTTCCGGCCAGTCTCGGCGAGTTCGAAGCGAAGCCGGACGTCCTCGCGCGCAAGCTGCGCGGGCTCACCCGCAACTCGCTCGTGTCGCTCCTGCGCCGCCGTTCGCACGCGAAGCAACCGCTCGATCAGGCCGCGGTCGGCGCGTTGCGCAAGGAGTTGGTCGAGCGGGACAGCGCCGCGCTCGTCGAGTTCGTCGAATCGAAGGTCACGCTCGACGACTACCACGGGCAGCCGCAACTGGTGGAGGCCGTGCGCACCGACTTGAGGCTCATGCGCGAGGGCGTGACGCGCGCCGTGCCGATGGGCTACCTCATCGCCGGCCCCGTCGGGACGGGAAAGACGTTCCTTGTGAACTGCATCGCAGGCGAAGCGCAGTTACCCGTCATCGTGCTGAAGAACTTCCGCGATCGATGGGTCGGCAGTTCCGAGAGCAACCTCGAGCGAATCTTCCGCCTCATCGGTGCCGTGGGCGAGTGTCTCGTCTTCGTCGACGAGGCGGATCAGACGCTCGGGCGGCGCAGCGGCGGAGACTCTTCGAGCGACGTCAACGGGCGACTCTACTCGATGCTCGCGCAGTTCATGGCCGATCAGGACAACCGCGGGCGCGTGCTGTGGATGCTTGCGACCTCGCGTCCCGATCTCGTGGAAGTCGACCTCAAGCGTCCTGGGCGCGTGGATCGTCGTCTTCCGGTGTTACCCGCCATCGAGCGTGCCGACCGTTGGGGGCTGCTTCGTGGCGTCTTCAAGCGATTCGGTCTCGAGCTGCCCGCGGAATGTCCCCCCGACCTCGAGCCTCCGGAACTGCTCACCGCCGGCGCGGCTACGGCGCTGGCGAGTGCCGTCTTCCGGCAGCACCACATCGATCGCGGGCCCGCGGTCGACTTGCTGCGTAGACAACTCGAGCACTACGCGCCGCCTGTACCCCTTTCACGGATACGCGACCAGATCCGGCTCGCGATCGAGGACACGAGCGATCTGGCGTTGTTGCCGGAAGGATTGAGAAGGGAACTCGGCGGCGCGTGA
- a CDS encoding YicC family protein, whose protein sequence is MTGFGRGTAHRDGWDVTVQTSSVNRKTLEIALSLPREWQLLEPQLAAVVRERFARGRIQIAVDLRSAQNVGLQWDEAAVDAVLDRLARTAQRRGVACEVTPQLVFQIAAVHPIASPTLTTDDALDLIRSALLPALDELVATRDREGAALALDLSARSRLLSDTVAEIAARSSTTVANHRENLLARLRTAGLEIDLADERVLKEIALFAERIDIAEELTRLRSHLEHLDTLLAAEEPIGRKAEFVLQEIGREIHTIGSKANDIEVARRVIVFKNELERIREQIQNVE, encoded by the coding sequence ATGACCGGATTCGGTCGCGGCACCGCCCATCGCGACGGTTGGGACGTCACCGTCCAAACCAGCTCGGTCAACCGCAAGACGCTCGAGATCGCGCTCTCCCTGCCGCGCGAGTGGCAGCTGCTCGAGCCGCAACTCGCAGCCGTCGTTCGCGAGCGTTTCGCTCGCGGGCGCATCCAGATCGCCGTGGATCTGCGTAGTGCTCAGAACGTCGGCCTGCAGTGGGACGAGGCGGCCGTCGATGCCGTGCTCGACCGGCTCGCGCGCACCGCGCAGCGCCGTGGCGTCGCCTGCGAAGTGACGCCCCAACTCGTCTTTCAGATCGCGGCCGTTCACCCGATCGCTTCGCCCACGCTCACGACCGACGATGCGCTCGACCTCATCCGTTCGGCGCTCCTCCCGGCGCTCGACGAACTCGTCGCGACGCGAGACCGAGAGGGAGCCGCGCTCGCGCTCGATCTTTCTGCGCGCTCCCGGTTGCTTTCGGACACCGTCGCCGAGATCGCCGCGCGGTCGTCCACGACCGTCGCGAACCACCGCGAAAACCTGCTCGCCCGTTTGCGCACCGCCGGCCTCGAAATCGACCTCGCCGACGAACGCGTCCTCAAGGAGATCGCTCTCTTCGCCGAGCGCATCGACATCGCCGAGGAGCTGACGCGTCTCCGCAGTCACCTCGAACATCTCGACACGCTCCTCGCCGCCGAGGAACCGATCGGGCGCAAGGCGGAGTTCGTCCTGCAGGAGATCGGCCGTGAGATCCACACCATCGGCAGCAAGGCCAACGACATCGAGGTCGCCCGTCGCGTGATCGTGTTCAAGAACGAACTCGAGCGCATCCGCGAACAAATCCAGAACGTGGAGTGA
- the acnA gene encoding aconitate hydratase AcnA, whose translation MSTTHDPFSTLKNFDLGHGRAGKFHSLPALEAAGVGKISRLPVSIRLVLESVLRNCDGKKVLEQNVRDLAGWQPNATRTEEIPFVVARIVLQDFTGVPLLVDLAAMRSAVSKLGKNPKIIEPLVPVDLVVDHSVQVDANGTADAFARNLEIEFQRNRERYQFLKWGMQAFDTFKVVPPGIGIVHQVNLEYLAKGVLAAGDLYYPDTLVGTDSHTTMINGIGVVGWGVGGIEAEAGMLGQPVYFLTPDVVGVHLTGALREGVTATDLALTITQMLRKAKVVGKFVEFFGPGAKALPVVDRATIANMAPEYGATMGFFPIDEECSVYLRATGRSEEHVATFENYYKAQGLWGIPNKGDVDYSQVLDLDLASVVPSVAGPKRPQDRIELPKLKESFVGAFSKPVAESGFGKSAEEFSRTVSIQGVGTLGAGGGSQEPVRPSLAKAANTNVATEVEMANNRPTPDPVASTAASVSAELRHGSVLIAAITSCTNTSNPSVMLAAGLLAKKAVEKGLSVSKVVKASLAPGSRVVTDYLEKTGLQPYLDALGFNLVGYGCTTCIGNSGPLSSVIEDAVVKNDLVAASVLSGNRNFEARVHQNIKANFLMSPPLVVAFALAGRVDVDLSTEPLGKGKDGPVYLKDVWPSIAEVRDAMQSALKPEVFRSLYTDFAAQNPKWNEIPSTAGDVYAWDAASTYIQEPPFFVNFSMQAGTIAEIRGARPLGIFGDSVTTDHISPAGAIKKASPAGRFLVENGVSFEDFNSYGSRRGNDRIMTRGTFANVRIKNLMLGGEEGGNTLLQPEGTKMAIYDAAEEYKKRGTPLIILAGQEYGTGSSRDWAAKGTNLLGVKVVVAQSFERIHRSNLVGMGVLPLQFKEGTTAQSLGLVGTEVFDVVGLSPDIKPQQDLTLRVTRADGSVVDVPVRCRIDTPIEVDYYQHGGILPFVLREIVRNAP comes from the coding sequence ATGTCCACCACTCACGATCCTTTCTCGACGCTGAAGAACTTCGACCTCGGTCACGGCCGGGCGGGCAAGTTCCATTCGCTGCCGGCTCTCGAGGCCGCCGGCGTGGGCAAGATCTCGCGGTTGCCCGTGTCGATCCGACTCGTGCTCGAGTCGGTCCTGCGCAACTGCGACGGCAAGAAGGTCCTCGAGCAAAACGTGCGCGACCTCGCCGGGTGGCAGCCCAACGCCACGCGGACCGAAGAGATCCCGTTCGTCGTCGCCCGGATCGTGTTGCAGGACTTCACCGGGGTTCCGCTCCTGGTCGACTTGGCGGCGATGCGATCGGCCGTGTCCAAACTCGGCAAGAATCCCAAGATCATCGAGCCGCTCGTGCCGGTCGACCTCGTGGTCGACCACTCGGTGCAGGTCGACGCCAACGGGACCGCCGACGCGTTCGCTCGCAATTTGGAGATCGAGTTCCAGCGCAACCGCGAGCGTTACCAATTCCTGAAGTGGGGCATGCAGGCGTTCGACACGTTCAAGGTCGTGCCGCCCGGCATCGGTATCGTCCACCAGGTCAACCTCGAGTATCTCGCCAAAGGCGTGCTCGCCGCTGGTGATCTCTATTACCCGGACACGCTCGTCGGCACCGATTCGCATACGACGATGATCAACGGCATCGGCGTGGTCGGGTGGGGCGTCGGAGGTATCGAGGCGGAGGCCGGGATGCTCGGCCAGCCGGTCTATTTCCTCACGCCGGACGTCGTCGGCGTGCACCTCACGGGTGCTCTCCGTGAGGGCGTCACCGCGACCGACCTCGCGCTCACGATCACGCAGATGTTGCGCAAGGCGAAGGTTGTGGGGAAGTTCGTCGAGTTCTTCGGACCCGGTGCGAAGGCGCTTCCGGTGGTCGATCGCGCCACCATCGCCAACATGGCCCCCGAGTACGGTGCGACCATGGGCTTCTTCCCGATCGACGAAGAGTGCTCTGTTTACCTGCGCGCGACCGGTCGCAGCGAGGAACACGTCGCCACCTTCGAAAACTACTACAAGGCGCAGGGCCTTTGGGGCATTCCGAACAAGGGCGACGTCGACTACTCGCAGGTGCTCGATCTCGACCTCGCGTCGGTCGTCCCGAGCGTGGCCGGGCCGAAGCGTCCGCAGGACCGCATCGAGTTGCCGAAGCTCAAGGAAAGTTTCGTCGGAGCATTTTCCAAGCCGGTCGCCGAGAGCGGCTTCGGGAAGAGCGCGGAGGAGTTTTCCCGCACCGTTTCCATCCAGGGCGTCGGCACGCTCGGGGCCGGCGGCGGTAGCCAAGAGCCCGTCCGCCCGTCGCTCGCCAAAGCCGCGAACACCAACGTCGCGACCGAAGTCGAGATGGCCAACAACCGCCCCACACCCGATCCGGTCGCATCGACCGCCGCGTCGGTCAGCGCGGAGCTGCGGCACGGTTCCGTGCTCATCGCCGCGATCACGAGCTGCACCAACACCTCAAACCCGAGCGTCATGCTCGCCGCCGGTCTGCTCGCGAAGAAGGCGGTCGAGAAGGGGCTCTCCGTCTCCAAGGTGGTGAAGGCTTCGCTCGCGCCGGGCTCCCGCGTCGTGACCGATTACCTCGAGAAGACCGGCCTGCAGCCCTACCTCGACGCGCTCGGATTCAACCTCGTCGGCTACGGTTGCACGACGTGCATCGGCAACTCCGGTCCGCTCTCTTCGGTGATCGAGGATGCCGTGGTGAAGAACGACCTCGTCGCCGCGTCCGTGCTCTCCGGCAACCGCAACTTCGAGGCACGCGTCCACCAGAACATCAAGGCCAACTTCCTCATGTCGCCGCCGCTCGTGGTGGCCTTCGCGCTCGCGGGGCGCGTCGACGTCGACCTTTCGACCGAACCCCTCGGCAAAGGCAAGGACGGGCCGGTTTACCTGAAGGACGTCTGGCCCTCGATCGCCGAGGTGCGCGACGCGATGCAGTCGGCGCTCAAACCCGAAGTGTTCCGTAGCCTCTACACGGACTTCGCCGCACAGAATCCGAAGTGGAACGAAATCCCGTCCACGGCGGGCGACGTCTACGCGTGGGACGCCGCGAGCACCTACATCCAGGAGCCCCCGTTCTTCGTGAACTTCTCGATGCAGGCGGGGACGATCGCCGAGATTCGCGGAGCGCGTCCGCTCGGGATCTTCGGCGATTCCGTAACGACCGACCACATCTCGCCGGCAGGTGCGATCAAGAAGGCTTCGCCGGCGGGTCGTTTCCTCGTCGAAAACGGCGTGTCGTTCGAGGATTTCAACAGCTACGGCTCGCGCCGCGGCAACGACCGCATCATGACGCGTGGGACGTTCGCCAACGTCCGCATCAAGAACCTCATGCTCGGAGGCGAAGAGGGCGGCAACACGCTGCTTCAGCCCGAGGGCACGAAGATGGCCATCTACGACGCGGCCGAAGAATACAAGAAGCGTGGCACCCCGCTCATCATTCTCGCGGGTCAGGAGTACGGCACCGGCTCCTCGCGCGACTGGGCCGCGAAGGGCACCAACCTGCTCGGCGTGAAGGTCGTCGTCGCGCAAAGCTTCGAGCGTATCCATCGCTCCAACCTCGTGGGCATGGGCGTGTTGCCGCTGCAATTCAAGGAAGGCACGACTGCGCAGAGCCTCGGCCTCGTCGGCACCGAAGTATTCGACGTGGTCGGACTGAGCCCCGACATCAAGCCGCAGCAGGATCTCACCTTGCGCGTCACGCGTGCGGACGGCTCGGTCGTGGACGTGCCGGTGCGCTGCCGCATCGATACGCCCATCGAGGTCGACTATTATCAACACGGTGGTATCCTGCCGTTCGTCCTCCGGGAGATTGTGCGCAACGCACCCTGA